In the Streptomyces katrae genome, one interval contains:
- a CDS encoding condensation domain-containing protein, protein MTGRPGDGPRRAPASRVLAAPRPRVHPAAPLQVDVLLDGLTHPGRGLHTGQLHWRLPGPFDAERFTRAWQTVTDQEAVLRTGLAPAASGTGTGLPGFAVHPAAGPLIVRHPVGGAQWEALLAAERMREFDLTRPDPLRIALLEEPDGSTRVLLTYHRAFLDPVGAEQLVRAFHRAHAADGRPRGGERRPDLRDHLQWIGTRDRAPAREFWARAAPPAGSATLPAGDRGRPTHQRGHGRTRQRLTPAEAARLRGWAAARGAAESTALQAVWALLLYRAADGGPGPVPVAFGAAVSGRGIPLDGADRLPGPLLGALPVGVEVRPGGTLADLLSALAGRAVDLAAYEWVSAGQVHRWSGRDPYDPLTESVLAFLPPREPRLPSAPRPLAAGGPPQPELPAGALGESPFPVGELGETASPVGPWAESPFPAGPFVEPASAPGWPRRPASPAGPFAEPAFPAGPEAPSGPFGAAGGDGVGPAEECEAYTGTPLVLTARHDVDGGLLLTLVHDRTRIADGDADEILWQVACLLRGLPADADPGATVTEALRLLDGAPVPLAAAPPDPPPRTLRAAAAPGTGLVCLLRPPGAPEDCYDGLVHGRRGRRALLSVAPRASAALAALAPALAAGEPVVLGGYPEVADLAHQVAGRVAAYGWARPPVAVAATERELAAALTAAGRKRP, encoded by the coding sequence GTGACCGGCCGCCCCGGCGACGGCCCGCGCCGGGCCCCGGCGTCCCGGGTTCTCGCCGCCCCCCGGCCGAGGGTCCACCCCGCCGCCCCCCTCCAGGTCGACGTGCTCCTCGACGGCCTCACCCACCCGGGCCGCGGCCTGCACACCGGGCAGCTGCACTGGCGGCTGCCCGGCCCCTTCGACGCCGAGCGGTTCACCCGGGCCTGGCAGACCGTCACCGACCAGGAGGCGGTGCTGCGGACCGGGCTCGCGCCGGCTGCTTCCGGCACCGGTACCGGGCTGCCGGGTTTCGCCGTCCACCCGGCCGCCGGTCCGCTGATCGTCCGCCACCCGGTGGGCGGCGCCCAGTGGGAGGCGCTGCTCGCCGCCGAGCGGATGCGCGAGTTCGACCTCACCCGGCCCGACCCGCTGCGGATCGCCCTGCTGGAGGAGCCCGACGGTTCGACGCGGGTCCTGCTCACGTACCACCGCGCGTTCCTCGACCCGGTCGGCGCGGAGCAGCTCGTGCGCGCCTTCCACCGCGCCCACGCCGCCGACGGCCGCCCCCGGGGCGGTGAGCGGCGGCCCGACCTGCGCGACCACCTCCAGTGGATCGGCACCCGGGACCGGGCCCCCGCCCGCGAGTTCTGGGCCCGTGCCGCCCCGCCCGCGGGCTCCGCCACCCTCCCGGCCGGCGACCGCGGCCGCCCCACGCACCAGCGCGGGCACGGCCGTACCCGGCAGCGGCTCACCCCGGCCGAAGCGGCCCGGCTGCGCGGCTGGGCCGCCGCCCGGGGCGCTGCGGAGAGCACCGCCCTCCAGGCGGTGTGGGCGCTGCTGCTGTACCGGGCGGCCGACGGCGGTCCGGGACCGGTCCCGGTGGCCTTCGGCGCCGCCGTGTCCGGCCGGGGCATCCCGCTCGACGGCGCCGACCGCCTGCCGGGGCCGCTGCTGGGCGCCCTGCCCGTGGGCGTGGAGGTCCGCCCCGGCGGCACCCTCGCGGACCTGCTGTCCGCCCTCGCGGGGCGGGCCGTCGACCTCGCCGCGTACGAGTGGGTCTCGGCCGGCCAGGTCCACCGCTGGTCGGGCCGCGACCCGTACGACCCGCTCACGGAGTCGGTCCTGGCCTTCCTGCCCCCACGCGAACCCCGCCTCCCCTCGGCACCGCGCCCCCTCGCCGCCGGGGGTCCTCCGCAGCCGGAGCTCCCGGCGGGGGCGTTGGGGGAGTCCCCGTTCCCGGTGGGGGAGTTGGGGGAGACCGCGTCCCCGGTGGGGCCGTGGGCGGAGTCCCCGTTCCCGGCGGGGCCGTTCGTGGAGCCCGCGTCCGCGCCGGGGTGGCCCCGGCGGCCCGCCTCCCCGGCGGGGCCGTTCGCGGAGCCTGCCTTCCCGGCGGGGCCGGAAGCGCCGTCCGGGCCGTTCGGTGCGGCGGGCGGGGACGGCGTCGGCCCCGCCGAGGAGTGCGAGGCCTACACGGGGACGCCGTTGGTGCTCACGGCCCGGCACGACGTGGACGGCGGGCTGCTGCTGACGCTCGTCCACGACCGGACCCGGATCGCCGACGGCGACGCCGACGAGATCCTGTGGCAGGTCGCCTGCCTGCTGCGCGGCCTCCCGGCCGACGCGGACCCCGGAGCCACCGTCACCGAGGCGCTGCGGCTGCTGGACGGAGCCCCCGTGCCGCTGGCGGCCGCGCCCCCCGACCCGCCGCCGCGCACCCTGCGCGCGGCGGCCGCCCCCGGGACGGGACTGGTCTGCCTGCTGCGGCCGCCCGGCGCGCCCGAGGACTGTTACGACGGCCTCGTGCACGGCCGGCGCGGAAGGCGGGCCCTGCTGTCCGTGGCCCCCAGGGCCTCGGCCGCCCTGGCCGCGCTGGCCCCCGCGCTGGCGGCCGGGGAGCCCGTCGTGCTGGGCGGGTACCCGGAGGTCGCGGACCTCGCGCACCAGGTCGCGGGCCGCGTCGCCGCGTACGGCTGGGCCCGCCCGCCGGTCGCGGTAGCCGCCACCGAACGCGAGCTCGCGGCGGCCCTGACGGCGGCCGGACGCAAGAGGCCGTAG
- a CDS encoding DUF5302 domain-containing protein, with protein MTDTPEDQAAAAEPDGKEKFREALERKARGARAQQAHHEGRLKIKGASGPNGQSRTFRRKSG; from the coding sequence ATGACCGATACGCCGGAAGACCAGGCGGCCGCAGCCGAGCCCGACGGCAAGGAGAAGTTCCGCGAGGCCCTGGAGCGCAAGGCCCGGGGCGCCCGCGCCCAGCAGGCCCACCACGAGGGCCGCCTGAAGATCAAGGGCGCCAGCGGCCCCAACGGCCAGAGCCGCACCTTCCGCCGCAAGTCCGGCTGA
- a CDS encoding DHA2 family efflux MFS transporter permease subunit: protein MSSAPARPSFGTVILAVSLPMFMVALDNLMVTNALTSIRADLGASVEDLQWITNAYILGFAGLLLAAAALGDRFGRKRVFVTGITAFTLTSVGGALSSSTEALVLFRALQGMSAAAVMPLSLTLLAMAVPAEKRGAAIGLWSGISGLAVALSPLIGGAITSGLDWQWIFWVNVPVGVVAVPLVLKAVSESRGAPVKLDLLGLVLACAGVVSLVWAIVNGHEKGWGSAPVVSAFAAAVVLLGAFIAWERKASAPLLPLSFYRVRAFTLSNVVSLAVYFGMFGATFLIAQYLQTGLGHSAFVAGLWTLPWAVMPMFIAPQAGKLAAKVGAGRLMALGLAVSGAGLAWFALVVGVGTSDWAFVGPFVLAGAGMGLVFAPTATVVMGAVAPQHMGKASGANTTVRELGGALGIAVLASVFAAQGDFTGQQRFVDGLVPAIWIAVAVVLVGALFALAIPRPKAAPAPAAAPAPQAKEPAGATA, encoded by the coding sequence TTGAGTAGTGCACCCGCCCGTCCCTCGTTCGGGACGGTCATCCTCGCCGTGTCCCTGCCGATGTTCATGGTGGCCCTCGACAACCTGATGGTGACCAACGCGCTGACCTCGATCCGCGCCGACCTGGGCGCCTCGGTCGAGGACCTCCAGTGGATCACCAACGCCTACATCCTGGGCTTCGCCGGCCTGCTGCTCGCGGCGGCCGCGCTCGGCGACCGGTTCGGCCGCAAGCGCGTCTTCGTCACGGGCATCACCGCGTTCACCCTGACCTCGGTCGGCGGCGCCCTGTCCTCCTCCACGGAGGCGCTGGTCCTCTTCCGCGCCCTGCAGGGCATGAGCGCGGCCGCGGTGATGCCGCTGTCGCTGACGCTGCTCGCGATGGCGGTGCCGGCGGAGAAGCGCGGCGCGGCGATCGGCCTGTGGAGCGGCATCAGCGGCCTGGCCGTGGCCCTGTCGCCGCTGATCGGCGGTGCGATCACCTCCGGTCTCGACTGGCAGTGGATCTTCTGGGTGAACGTCCCGGTGGGCGTCGTGGCGGTCCCGCTGGTCCTGAAGGCGGTCTCGGAGAGCCGGGGCGCCCCGGTGAAGCTGGACCTGCTGGGCCTGGTCCTGGCCTGCGCCGGCGTGGTCTCCCTCGTCTGGGCCATCGTCAACGGGCACGAGAAGGGCTGGGGTTCGGCTCCGGTCGTCTCCGCGTTCGCGGCGGCCGTGGTCCTCCTGGGGGCCTTCATCGCCTGGGAGCGCAAGGCGTCGGCCCCGCTGCTGCCGCTGTCCTTCTACCGCGTCCGTGCCTTCACCCTCTCGAACGTGGTCTCCCTGGCCGTGTACTTCGGCATGTTCGGCGCCACCTTCCTGATCGCCCAGTACCTCCAGACGGGCCTGGGCCACTCGGCGTTCGTGGCGGGCCTGTGGACGCTGCCGTGGGCGGTCATGCCGATGTTCATCGCCCCGCAGGCCGGCAAGCTGGCCGCGAAGGTCGGCGCGGGCCGGCTGATGGCGCTGGGCCTGGCGGTGTCCGGGGCCGGCCTGGCCTGGTTCGCCCTGGTGGTCGGGGTCGGCACCTCGGACTGGGCGTTCGTCGGCCCGTTCGTCCTGGCCGGGGCGGGCATGGGCCTGGTCTTCGCCCCCACCGCGACGGTGGTCATGGGCGCTGTCGCGCCGCAGCACATGGGCAAGGCCTCGGGCGCCAACACCACGGTCCGCGAACTGGGCGGCGCGCTCGGCATCGCGGTCCTGGCGAGCGTCTTCGCCGCCCAGGGCGACTTCACCGGGCAGCAGCGTTTCGTGGACGGCCTGGTGCCGGCCATCTGGATCGCGGTCGCGGTGGTCCTCGTGGGCGCCCTGTTCGCCCTGGCCATCCCCCGCCCGAAGGCGGCCCCGGCCCCGGCGGCCGCTCCGGCCCCCCAGGCGAAGGAGCCGGCCGGCGCCACGGCGTGA
- a CDS encoding antibiotic biosynthesis monooxygenase family protein: MVTYVNKLNVHGDLVRFMDAKDRLTRFVSAQPGCVSHQTLRLVGTANFFVELSVWEDTAAHRAAVTSEDFRELAREIAVLATREQGLYESLPEQAPATAA, encoded by the coding sequence ATGGTGACCTACGTCAACAAGCTGAACGTCCACGGCGACCTCGTGCGCTTCATGGACGCCAAGGACCGCCTCACCCGCTTCGTCAGCGCCCAGCCCGGCTGCGTCAGCCACCAGACGCTCCGCCTGGTCGGCACCGCCAACTTCTTCGTGGAACTCTCCGTCTGGGAGGACACCGCCGCGCACCGCGCCGCCGTGACCAGCGAGGACTTCCGCGAACTGGCCCGGGAGATCGCCGTCCTCGCCACCCGTGAGCAGGGCCTGTACGAGTCACTGCCCGAGCAGGCTCCCGCCACCGCCGCCTGA
- a CDS encoding aromatase/cyclase has translation MSGERVQHTSYSVDVAAPAGVVYALLADTTQWPLFVPPSIHVERLDFDGTSDRFGMWATAGDTVTSWVSRRSLDPARRTIDFHQEVPAPPATAMSGRWEVAELAGGRSRLTLHHRFAVAPGDGAGARWLADATDANSHAELQQLKRTAEQWTALDGLLLSFEDSVRVEGPPELVYDFLYRAGDWPAHLPEVTRAHVAEDRTGVQLLTMDTRAADGTTDTSESVRICLPHAGRIVYKRTRTPRLLAAHTGEWSVDPDETGVTAVASHRVLLRAEDIEPVLGPGADLAQARDHVRRSLGGACTRVLHLARRHAETAVPSLSARR, from the coding sequence ATGTCAGGTGAGCGTGTGCAGCACACGTCGTACTCGGTGGACGTGGCCGCCCCCGCGGGTGTGGTCTACGCGCTGCTCGCGGACACGACGCAGTGGCCGCTGTTCGTCCCGCCCAGCATCCACGTGGAGCGGCTGGACTTCGACGGGACCAGCGACCGCTTCGGGATGTGGGCGACCGCGGGCGATACCGTCACCTCCTGGGTGTCGCGGCGCTCCCTGGACCCCGCACGGCGCACCATCGACTTCCACCAGGAGGTCCCGGCGCCCCCGGCCACCGCCATGAGCGGCCGCTGGGAGGTCGCCGAACTCGCCGGCGGCCGCTCCCGGCTGACCCTGCACCACCGGTTCGCGGTGGCCCCCGGGGACGGGGCCGGCGCCCGGTGGCTCGCCGACGCCACCGACGCCAACAGCCACGCCGAACTCCAGCAGCTGAAGCGGACCGCCGAGCAGTGGACCGCCCTGGACGGCCTGCTGCTGTCCTTCGAGGACTCGGTGCGCGTCGAGGGACCCCCGGAACTCGTCTACGACTTCCTGTACCGGGCCGGGGACTGGCCCGCCCACCTGCCCGAGGTCACCCGCGCACACGTGGCCGAGGACCGTACGGGCGTCCAGCTGCTGACCATGGACACCCGCGCGGCCGACGGCACCACCGACACCAGCGAGTCCGTACGGATCTGCCTCCCGCACGCCGGACGGATCGTCTACAAGCGGACCCGCACCCCGCGGCTGCTCGCCGCCCACACCGGCGAATGGTCGGTCGACCCCGATGAGACCGGGGTCACCGCCGTCGCCAGCCACCGGGTCCTGCTGCGCGCCGAGGACATCGAGCCGGTCCTCGGCCCGGGCGCCGACCTCGCCCAGGCCCGCGACCACGTACGCCGCAGCCTGGGCGGTGCCTGCACCCGCGTCCTGCACCTGGCCCGGCGGCACGCGGAGACGGCCGTCCCGAGCCTGAGCGCGAGGCGGTGA
- a CDS encoding class I adenylate-forming enzyme family protein: MPTPAHPELPRLPHLPLDGLLRRAALRAPGAPALRVGAQTLTFGELDARADRIAAYLECSVGRRGARVAVVNTLDAEFAAAYYATVRSGNTVVVLNPLLAPARTAKVLAVAGAELAFAPRAAAEALCALPDRPESLSLVLVTGAEDGGPLPGAAVPLDLVLDAVAPAAGSAAPRAAVSVDLDAEACVQFTTGTTASPKGVRLTHRNLVANAVQTALAHRLGEDSTTLNHLPLYQPMHLNSAVYAGACQVLCPDPDPFASFALAEEAGATHYYGLPARLHRLAADERLRGGPLPGLPAGPRLTAVLSGGSALNPAAARTLAHRIGVPVVQGYGMTELSPLTHCQRPDGTTGTGSVGTPVPGTGCRVVHPDTGVPLPPGESGEVQVRGPQLMAGYLGTEEAPAGPDGWFSTGDVGRIGPDGELFLVDRLGDVFLHDGELVSPSAVERVLGSDPRVAECAVVGWPDAVHGSVTWAGIVLRERGAADPAPLLAEIAARANERLAPFERIRRVEAIDAVPRTPVGKPVRGVLRRSIRSRAAAEANA; this comes from the coding sequence GTGCCGACACCCGCCCATCCGGAACTGCCGCGACTGCCGCACCTGCCGCTCGACGGGCTGCTGCGCCGCGCCGCCCTGCGGGCCCCCGGGGCCCCGGCGCTGCGCGTGGGCGCGCAGACGCTCACCTTCGGGGAGCTCGACGCCCGCGCCGACCGGATCGCCGCCTACCTGGAGTGCTCGGTGGGCCGGCGCGGGGCGCGCGTGGCCGTCGTGAACACCCTGGACGCCGAGTTCGCGGCCGCGTACTACGCCACCGTCCGCAGCGGCAACACCGTCGTCGTCCTCAACCCGCTGCTCGCGCCCGCCCGGACGGCGAAGGTGCTCGCCGTCGCCGGTGCCGAGCTGGCCTTCGCGCCGCGGGCCGCCGCCGAGGCGCTGTGCGCGCTGCCCGACCGGCCCGAGAGCCTGTCCCTGGTGCTGGTCACCGGGGCCGAGGACGGCGGCCCGCTGCCCGGCGCCGCCGTCCCGCTGGACCTCGTCCTCGACGCCGTCGCCCCGGCCGCCGGATCCGCCGCCCCGCGCGCGGCCGTCTCCGTGGACCTCGACGCCGAGGCCTGCGTCCAGTTCACGACGGGCACCACCGCGAGCCCCAAGGGCGTCCGGCTGACCCACCGCAACCTCGTCGCCAACGCCGTCCAGACGGCCCTGGCCCACCGGCTCGGCGAGGACTCCACCACCCTCAACCACCTCCCGCTGTACCAGCCGATGCACCTCAACTCGGCCGTGTACGCGGGCGCCTGCCAGGTGCTGTGCCCCGACCCCGACCCGTTCGCCTCCTTCGCCCTCGCCGAGGAGGCAGGCGCCACCCACTACTACGGGCTGCCCGCCCGCCTCCACCGGCTCGCCGCCGACGAGCGGCTGCGCGGTGGCCCCCTGCCCGGCCTGCCCGCCGGCCCCCGGCTGACCGCCGTCCTCTCGGGCGGCAGCGCCCTCAACCCGGCCGCCGCCCGCACCCTCGCCCACCGGATCGGCGTCCCCGTCGTCCAGGGCTACGGCATGACCGAGCTCTCCCCGCTCACCCACTGCCAGCGCCCCGACGGCACGACCGGCACCGGCTCCGTCGGCACCCCCGTGCCCGGTACCGGATGCCGCGTCGTCCACCCCGACACCGGGGTCCCGCTGCCGCCCGGGGAGAGCGGCGAGGTACAGGTGCGCGGCCCGCAGCTGATGGCCGGCTACCTGGGCACCGAGGAGGCGCCGGCCGGCCCCGACGGCTGGTTCTCCACCGGCGACGTCGGCCGGATCGGCCCGGACGGGGAGCTGTTCCTCGTCGACCGGCTCGGGGACGTCTTCCTCCACGACGGGGAACTCGTCTCGCCCAGCGCCGTCGAGCGGGTCCTCGGCTCCGACCCCCGGGTCGCCGAATGCGCGGTCGTCGGCTGGCCCGACGCCGTGCACGGGTCCGTCACCTGGGCCGGCATCGTCCTGCGCGAGCGCGGCGCGGCCGACCCCGCGCCCCTGCTGGCGGAGATCGCCGCCCGCGCCAACGAGCGCCTGGCGCCCTTCGAACGCATCCGCCGCGTCGAGGCCATCGACGCGGTCCCGCGCACCCCCGTCGGCAAGCCCGTACGGGGCGTGCTGCGCCGCAGCATCCGCAGCCGCGCGGCCGCCGAGGCGAACGCCTGA